The Paramisgurnus dabryanus chromosome 6, PD_genome_1.1, whole genome shotgun sequence genome has a window encoding:
- the rnf152 gene encoding E3 ubiquitin-protein ligase rnf152, whose amino-acid sequence METLSQSSKLECQICFNYFSQRHRPKLLHCQHTCCSVCLSQMRLSQKEIRCPWCRCVTQLPRGLSVSYLPDDPEVLSIISLSHSSEHTPIFIQLPNNNCYLVPIPLDSDGELIPGEQVCRFGPKSAVLNVSDGRSLVLGEDLEEEVIGEEAAFKTTAWTGVCTVLLVAFILIFLLGIVLHNMSCVSKRFTIISCG is encoded by the coding sequence ATGGAGACCCTGTCACAGAGCTCCAAGCTGGAGTGCCAAATCTGTTTTAACTACTTTAGCCAGCGGCACCGTCCTAAACTATTGCACTGCCAGCATACATGCTGCTCCGTGTGTTTGAGCCAAATGAGACTTAGTCAGAAAGAGATCCGCTGCCCGTGGTGCCGGTGTGTGACGCAGCTCCCCAGGGGCCTGTCTGTTTCCTATCTTCCCGACGACCCGGAAGTGCTTTCCATCATCAGTCTGTCACACTCCTCTGAGCACACTCCCATCTTCATACAGCTTCCGAACAACAATTGCTACCTGGTGCCAATTCCTCTGGATTCCGATGGAGAGTTGATCCCTGGAGAGCAGGTGTGCCGCTTCGGCCCTAAAAGTGCTGTGTTAAATGTCTCTGATGGGCGGAGCCTGGTATTGGGGGAGGACCTGGAAGAGGAGGTGATTGGGGAGGAAGCTGCGTTTAAGACAACGGCATGGACAGGAGTTTGCACTGTGCTACTTGTagcattcattttaatttttctgCTGGGTATTGTGTTGCACAACATGTCATGTGTCTCCAAACGGTTCACCATTATTTCCTGCGGATGA